TGACGAAAGCCCCGCAATGATGGACGCCGCCGCCACATCCCCGCGTCCGCTAAAGGCCAGCATGGGCAAGCCGCTGAACGCGCTGATCGGCTATGTACCGCTGCATATCTTCCCCAAAGAACACCAAGCAAAACTCGCTGTCGCCCTGACCGGTTTCGCCCGCACCCATCCCTTGGGCTGCTCGGCCCATGAATACCGGATGATCGCACAGGGCCATGCCGATTTCCTGCTCACGGCCTCCCTGCATCCCTGGGATCACGCCGCCGGGGCGCTGATCTGTGAACGTGCTGGCGCATATGTGGAAATGCTGGATGGCGGCCCCTATAACGCCGACCGCCACAGTGGGCACCTTATGGTGGCCCCTGACCGCACCACATGGAATCGCCTGAAAAAGGTCTTTGCCTTCCTGCTGGAGCAGCCGTAGGGCGGGGGTCACCCCGCCACCACGCCTTTTTCTACCCGCGGCTTACTCTGCCGCCTCCGCATAATCGCTCAGCGGTGGGCAGGTGCAGATCAGGTTACGATCCCCATGCACATTGTCCACACGGTTCACCGGCGGCCAGTATTTATCAACCCGGAACGCCCCCGGAGGGAAACAGCCCTGCTCGCGGGAGTAGGGCCGCTCGCCCCATTCCAGCACCAGATCCTCAACCGTATGCGGCGCGTTCTTTAGTGGGTTATTCACCGCATCCATCTCGCCTTTTTCGATCGCATCAATCTCGGCGCGGATCGCCAGCATCGCATCGCAGAACCGGTCCAGCTCGGCTTTGGTCTCACTCTCCGTTGGTTCAACCATCAGCGTACCAGCCACCGGCCATGACATCGTCGGCGCGTGGAAACCACAATCAATCAGACGTTTGGCGATATCGTCCACCGTCACACCGGCGCTATCATCGAACGGGCGCACGTCCAGAATGCACTCATGCGCCACCCGCCCTGTTGGCCCGCGATACAACACGTCAAACGCGCCTTCCAACCGCTTGGCGATGTAGTTGGCATTCAGGATCGCCACCCGTGTCGCCTGTGTCAGACCCTCACCACCCATCATCAGGCAATAAGACCATGAAATCGGCAACAACGAGGGTGATCCAAAGGGTGCCGCCGATACCGCATTGCCACCCGCGTTCGGATCGCCGGGCAAATGCGGCACCAGATGTGCCTTCACACCAATCGGCCCCATGCCGGGCCCACCGCCGCCATGCGGAATGCAGAAGGTCTTGTGCAGGTTCAGGTGACTGACATCACCGCCCAAATCACCCGGCCGCGACAACCCGACCATGGCATTCATATTGGCCCCGTCGATATAGACCTGCCCGCCGTGGTCGTGGGTGATCTTGGTCACCTCGGTCACGGTTTCCTCGAACACCCCATGGGTCGACGGATAGGTGATCATACAAGCAGCAAGGTTCTCGCCCGCCGCTTCTGCCTTGGCGCGGAAATCATCCAGATCAATATCGCCATTGGCAGCGGATTTGATCACCACAACCTTCCAGCCCACCATCTGCGCACTTGCTGGGTTGGTGCCATGCGCCGACATCGGGATCAGACAGATGTTGCGCTGATCCTCCCCATTTGCACGGTGGTATCCGGCAATCGACAGCAATCCCGCATATTCCCCCTGCGCACCTGAATTCGGCTGCATGGAAATCGCGTCATAGCCGGTGATGTCACACAGCTTGGCGGACAGATCGTCGATCATTTCCTTATACCCCGCCGCCTGATCCGCCGGCACAAAGGGGTGCATCTGGGAAAACTCGCGCCAGCTGACCGGCATCATTTCAGCTGCCGAATTCAACTTCATCGTGCAAGACCCAAGCGGGATCATCGCCCGATCCAGCGCCAGATCACGATCCGCAAGACGGCGCATATAGCGCATCATCTCGGTCTCGGCACGGTTCATGTGGAAAATCGGATGGGTCAGATAGGTTGTCTGCCGCACCATCTTTTCCGGCATGTGGTAATGCGGCGTATAATCCTTGTCTTCTTTGGTGATGCCAAAGGCGCGCCAGACCGCCTCGATGGTCGCGGGCTTCGTCCGCTCATCAAGGGTAATCCCAACTCTGGTCTCGCCTACAGCCCGCAGGTTGATCCCCTCGTCCACCGCCGATTTCATCACCGCCTGTTGCAACGGGCCAACCTCAACCGTGATC
This DNA window, taken from Sulfitobacter pacificus, encodes the following:
- the gcvP gene encoding aminomethyl-transferring glycine dehydrogenase gives rise to the protein MTFKPTDYLPYDFANRRHIGPSPAEMSDMLKVVGAGSLAELIDDTVPAAIRMEGQLDFGKAMSEREVLEHLRVTASKNKVLTSLIGQGYHGTVTPPAIQRNILENPAWYTAYTPYQPEIAQGRLEALLNFQTMISDLTGLEVANASLLDEATACAEAMTMAQRVSKSKKTAFFVDQDCHPQNIAVMKTRAAPLGIEVIVGDPVDMDAEAVFGAIFQYPGTYGHVRDFTDPIAALHEHKGIGIISADPLALTLLKEPGAMGADIAVGSTQRFGVPEGYGGPHAAYMSCKDAYKRTMPGRIVGVSIDAHGNRAYRLSLQTREQHIRREKATSNVCTAQALLAVMASMYAVFHGPEGLKAIAQRIHRKTARLAEGLKMAGFEIRPATYFDTITVEVGPLQQAVMKSAVDEGINLRAVGETRVGITLDERTKPATIEAVWRAFGITKEDKDYTPHYHMPEKMVRQTTYLTHPIFHMNRAETEMMRYMRRLADRDLALDRAMIPLGSCTMKLNSAAEMMPVSWREFSQMHPFVPADQAAGYKEMIDDLSAKLCDITGYDAISMQPNSGAQGEYAGLLSIAGYHRANGEDQRNICLIPMSAHGTNPASAQMVGWKVVVIKSAANGDIDLDDFRAKAEAAGENLAACMITYPSTHGVFEETVTEVTKITHDHGGQVYIDGANMNAMVGLSRPGDLGGDVSHLNLHKTFCIPHGGGGPGMGPIGVKAHLVPHLPGDPNAGGNAVSAAPFGSPSLLPISWSYCLMMGGEGLTQATRVAILNANYIAKRLEGAFDVLYRGPTGRVAHECILDVRPFDDSAGVTVDDIAKRLIDCGFHAPTMSWPVAGTLMVEPTESETKAELDRFCDAMLAIRAEIDAIEKGEMDAVNNPLKNAPHTVEDLVLEWGERPYSREQGCFPPGAFRVDKYWPPVNRVDNVHGDRNLICTCPPLSDYAEAAE